A genomic segment from Bosea sp. OAE506 encodes:
- a CDS encoding zinc-finger domain-containing protein, producing the protein MADHGIPHFHNDKGVAAIHVGAREFMCIGAKPPFDHPHVYLDMGADHEIVCPYCSTLYKFDASLKAGTCSPPDCAHHETSQAAA; encoded by the coding sequence ATGGCCGATCACGGCATTCCGCACTTCCACAACGACAAGGGCGTCGCCGCCATTCATGTCGGCGCGCGCGAGTTCATGTGCATCGGTGCGAAGCCGCCCTTCGACCACCCGCATGTCTATCTCGACATGGGCGCCGACCACGAGATCGTCTGCCCCTATTGCTCGACGCTCTACAAATTCGACGCGAGCCTGAAGGCCGGCACCTGCTCGCCGCCCGACTGCGCTCATCACGAGACCTCCCAGGCTGCGGCCTGA
- a CDS encoding sulfurtransferase/chromate resistance protein, producing the protein MSSNISISPAQLSKLVGLPDAPVIIDVRIPDDVAADPRRLPGSDSRSHTDVGAWAQAYAGQRVVVSCQRGLKLSEGVAAWLRHLGVAAENLTGGFEAWRDADGVLVRPDALPPRDASGRTVWVTRTRPKVDRIACPWLIRRFIDRQSVFLFVSPSEVAAMGERFAATPFDIEGVFWSHRGERCTFDVMIEEFGLSTPALDRLAAIVRAADTATLESVPEAAGFLAASLGLSRMFRDDLAQLDAGMLLYDAFYRWCRDASHETHNWPSAAGAAQGPTL; encoded by the coding sequence ATGTCTTCCAACATCTCGATCAGCCCTGCCCAATTGTCGAAGCTCGTCGGGCTGCCCGACGCACCCGTCATCATCGATGTCCGGATTCCCGACGATGTCGCGGCCGATCCCCGCCGGCTGCCGGGGTCGGACAGCCGCTCCCACACCGATGTCGGCGCCTGGGCCCAAGCCTATGCCGGGCAGCGCGTGGTGGTGTCCTGCCAGCGCGGCCTGAAGCTCAGCGAGGGCGTCGCGGCCTGGCTGCGCCACCTCGGCGTCGCCGCCGAGAACCTCACGGGCGGCTTCGAGGCCTGGCGCGATGCGGACGGTGTTCTGGTGCGCCCAGACGCGCTGCCACCGCGCGATGCGTCCGGCCGCACCGTTTGGGTGACGCGGACGCGGCCGAAAGTGGACCGCATCGCCTGCCCCTGGCTGATCCGGCGCTTCATCGACCGCCAGTCGGTCTTCCTGTTCGTGTCGCCCTCGGAGGTCGCCGCTATGGGCGAGCGCTTCGCGGCGACGCCCTTCGACATCGAGGGGGTGTTCTGGAGCCACCGGGGCGAACGCTGCACCTTCGACGTCATGATCGAGGAGTTCGGGCTTTCCACCCCGGCGCTCGACCGGCTCGCCGCGATCGTCCGTGCGGCCGATACCGCCACGCTGGAGAGCGTCCCCGAGGCCGCGGGATTCCTGGCCGCATCGCTCGGCCTCTCGCGCATGTTCAGGGACGACCTCGCCCAGCTGGACGCCGGCATGCTGCTCTATGATGCGTTCTACCGGTGGTGCAGGGATGCCAGCCACGAAACTCATAACTGGCCTTCCGCGGCCGGCGCTGCCCAAGGGCCGACATTGTGA
- the chrA gene encoding chromate efflux transporter produces the protein MTSLSTDTNVAAPAPGSLPTLAEATRVWARIGLLSFGGPAGQIALMHKELVEDRRWIGEERFLHALNYCMLLPGPEAQQLAVYIGWLMHRTLGGLIAGLLFILPGAAVMLGLSILYVLYREVPLVDGLFFGIKAAVLAVVIEAGLRISRRALKNRAMVALAIAAFLAIFLARVPFPAIILAAGLVGWVGHRLSPSVFSAQAGHGKGGPEVVGLVDGLFARGQLDHVRPSTGRALKTLAIWLPLWLAPVLLLWLWTGEGSVWTQLGRFFSTMAVVTFGGAYAVLAYVAQAAVETYGWLKPGEMIDGLGLAETTPGPLILVLQFVGFLAGMRGAGDLPPLLAGALGALLTLWVTFAPCFFWIFLGGPYVEALRGNRALSAALGAITAAVVGVIMNLALWFGLHVLFAQVRTVSFLGLSPDWPVLASLDWRAALLSAGAMVAMLRFKFGMIPTLAVCGIAGVLLTRLSA, from the coding sequence GTGACCAGCCTCTCCACTGACACCAACGTCGCGGCCCCGGCCCCGGGCTCGCTGCCGACGCTCGCTGAGGCAACCCGCGTCTGGGCCCGCATCGGGCTGCTCTCCTTCGGCGGGCCGGCCGGGCAGATCGCGCTGATGCACAAGGAGCTGGTCGAGGACCGGCGCTGGATCGGCGAGGAGCGGTTCCTGCACGCGCTGAATTACTGCATGCTGCTGCCGGGCCCCGAGGCGCAGCAGCTCGCCGTCTATATCGGCTGGCTGATGCACCGCACGCTCGGCGGGCTGATCGCCGGGCTGCTCTTCATCCTGCCGGGCGCGGCGGTGATGCTGGGCCTGAGCATCCTCTATGTGCTCTATCGAGAGGTTCCGCTCGTCGACGGGCTGTTCTTCGGCATCAAGGCGGCCGTGCTGGCGGTGGTGATCGAGGCGGGTTTGCGGATCAGCCGCCGCGCCCTGAAGAACCGGGCGATGGTGGCGCTCGCGATCGCCGCCTTTCTCGCCATCTTCCTCGCCAGGGTGCCGTTTCCGGCGATCATCCTCGCCGCGGGGCTGGTCGGCTGGGTCGGCCACCGGCTGAGCCCCTCGGTGTTCTCGGCGCAGGCCGGCCATGGCAAGGGTGGCCCTGAGGTCGTCGGCCTCGTCGACGGGCTGTTCGCGCGCGGTCAACTCGACCATGTCCGTCCCTCGACCGGCCGCGCGCTGAAGACGCTGGCGATCTGGCTGCCGCTCTGGCTGGCGCCGGTGCTGCTGCTCTGGCTCTGGACGGGTGAGGGCAGTGTCTGGACGCAGCTCGGGCGCTTCTTCAGCACCATGGCGGTGGTGACCTTCGGCGGCGCCTATGCGGTGCTGGCCTATGTCGCCCAGGCCGCCGTCGAGACCTATGGCTGGCTGAAGCCGGGCGAGATGATCGACGGGCTTGGCCTCGCCGAGACGACGCCGGGCCCCCTGATCCTGGTGCTGCAATTCGTCGGCTTCCTCGCGGGGATGCGCGGGGCGGGCGACCTGCCGCCGCTGCTGGCGGGCGCTCTCGGCGCGCTGCTGACGCTATGGGTCACCTTCGCGCCCTGCTTCTTCTGGATCTTCCTCGGGGGGCCCTATGTCGAGGCGCTGCGCGGTAACAGGGCGCTGTCGGCGGCGCTGGGCGCGATCACGGCTGCCGTGGTCGGCGTGATCATGAACCTCGCGCTCTGGTTCGGCCTGCACGTGCTCTTCGCGCAGGTGCGGACGGTCTCGTTCCTAGGGTTGTCGCCGGACTGGCCGGTGCTGGCCTCGCTGGACTGGCGTGCCGCGCTGCTGAGCGCGGGCGCCATGGTCGCGATGCTGCGCTTCAAGTTCGGGATGATCCCGACGCTCGCCGTCTGCGGGATCGCGGGCGTGCTGCTGACCCGCTTGTCAGCCTGA
- a CDS encoding FAD-dependent monooxygenase: protein MSAPHFLIAGAGIGGLTMALSLARRGIAATVVEKRTSFGELGAGLQISPNSGHVLDGLDLALPLKRVAVRSQGLVVRRWRDGRALLEAPTPEATQPPYRLLKRSDLHTVLLDAARAMPNIRLVVGRGLKEIAQAEGGVSTTLTSQSGQAETLHGLGLIGADGLWSRVRDLTGDASPPSFTGFEAWRALAPATPGGTARVELHLGSGCHAVHYPVAGGRETNLVVVRRATEAREGWSREGDARQVAAQVAEASRPLRDLVAAASGWQVWSLFDRKPAAMAKARIALLGDAAHPVLPFLAQGASLAIEDAAVLARLLARALETEGAAGVPAAMAAYATARAARVARVQEASRSNGRSFHLGWPLGIGRDIALGRLGAEGMRRRYAWLYDWRDG, encoded by the coding sequence GTGTCCGCTCCCCATTTCCTGATCGCCGGCGCCGGGATCGGCGGCCTGACCATGGCCCTGTCCCTGGCGCGGCGCGGCATCGCGGCAACCGTCGTCGAGAAGCGCACCAGCTTCGGCGAACTCGGAGCGGGGCTGCAGATCAGCCCCAATTCCGGCCATGTCCTCGACGGGCTCGACCTCGCCCTGCCGCTGAAGCGCGTCGCCGTGCGGTCGCAGGGCCTCGTCGTCCGGCGCTGGCGCGACGGCCGGGCGCTGCTGGAGGCGCCGACGCCGGAGGCCACGCAGCCGCCCTACCGGCTGCTCAAGCGCAGCGATCTCCACACCGTGCTGCTCGACGCCGCTCGCGCCATGCCCAACATCCGCCTCGTCGTCGGGCGCGGCCTCAAGGAGATCGCGCAGGCGGAAGGCGGCGTCTCGACGACGCTCACCAGCCAGAGCGGCCAGGCGGAAACGCTCCACGGCCTCGGCCTGATCGGCGCGGACGGGCTCTGGTCGCGGGTGCGGGACCTGACGGGCGACGCCTCGCCGCCCAGCTTTACCGGTTTCGAGGCCTGGCGCGCCCTCGCCCCGGCCACACCAGGCGGCACGGCGCGGGTCGAGCTGCATCTCGGCTCGGGATGTCATGCGGTGCATTACCCGGTCGCTGGCGGGCGCGAGACCAATCTCGTCGTGGTGCGGCGCGCCACAGAGGCCCGCGAGGGCTGGTCGCGCGAGGGCGATGCGCGGCAGGTCGCGGCGCAGGTCGCCGAAGCTTCGCGGCCGCTGCGCGATCTCGTCGCCGCGGCCTCGGGCTGGCAGGTCTGGTCGCTGTTCGACCGCAAGCCGGCCGCCATGGCGAAGGCGCGCATCGCGCTTCTGGGCGATGCCGCCCACCCCGTTCTGCCCTTCCTTGCCCAGGGAGCCTCTCTGGCGATCGAGGATGCCGCGGTTCTGGCGCGCCTTCTTGCCCGGGCTCTCGAAACGGAGGGCGCAGCCGGCGTGCCCGCCGCGATGGCGGCCTATGCGACGGCGCGCGCCGCGCGCGTCGCGCGCGTTCAGGAGGCCAGCCGCAGCAATGGCCGCAGCTTCCATCTCGGCTGGCCGCTCGGCATCGGCCGCGACATCGCGCTCGGACGCCTCGGCGCCGAGGGCATGCGCCGCCGCTATGCCTGGCTCTACGATTGGCGCGACGGCTGA